A section of the Diabrotica virgifera virgifera chromosome 8, PGI_DIABVI_V3a genome encodes:
- the LOC126890290 gene encoding uncharacterized protein LOC126890290 — protein MGSIDDDIILAAASFIILGKKKKRKHKYWVRPSLIGRNTHGGIELINALRKDDLLAGRIEDGQIRNFLRMTDSDFEWLLNLVGPKITKNDTNFRKAITPTERLLITLRFLATGDSYTSLMHLFRISKQAISKIVPEVSIAICEVLGDQIRMPGTAEEWKVVATQFNNLWNFPQCTGVMDGKHIMIQSPEHSGSDYFNYKSFFSIMLFIVANANYEVLYMNFGCQGRISDGGVYENTQFKRMLSECKFNLPNNEKLPGRAMAVPYVFLGDDAFPLSPNLMKPYPGTQEKGSQGRIFNYRLSRARMVSENVKKKSRTTYTPPGTFDSEDKDSGNIISGAWRNEMQNNMPFHSFDKRARKSSSAAKDVRQEFAEFFMTEQGNIPWQNDY, from the exons ATGGGGTCGATTGATGACGATATTATCTTAGCAGCTGCATCATTTATtattttgggtaaaaaaaagAAACGAAAACATAAATATTGGGTACGACCAAGCCTCATAGGAAGAAACACACATGGAGGAATTGAGTTAATAAATGCTTTGAGAAAAGATGATTTGTTAGCAGGACGTATTGAAGACGGACAAATAAGAAACTTTCTCCGTATGACTGATTCCGATTTTGAGTGGTTGCTCAATCTTGTTGgaccaaaaattacaaaaaatgacACTAATTTTAGAAAAGCCATCACACCTACCGAACGCCTACTAATTACTTTAAGATTTTTGGCTACCGGAGATTCCTACACTTCATTAATGCATTTATTTAGGATTTCAAAGCAAGCGATTTCAAAAATTGTACCAGAAGTATCTATAGCAATATGTGAAGTTCTTGGCGATCAAATACGA atgcCTGGAACTGCTGAAGAGTGGAAAGTAGTGGCAACACAGTTTAATAATCTATGGAATTTTCCACAATGTACAGGAGTTATGGACGGAAAACATATTATGATTCAATCACCAGAACACAGTGGAAGCGATTACTTTAATTACAAATCGTTTTTTAGCATTATGCTTTTTATTGTTGCTAATGCAAATTACGAAGTGTTGTATATGAATTTTGGCTGCCAGGGACGCATATCGGATGGTGGTGTTTACGAAAATACCCAGTTCAAAAGAATGTTGTCCGAATGTAAATTTAATCTACCTAATAATGAAAAGCTTCCTGGTAGAGCCATGGCTGTTCCTTATGTTTTTCTGGGTGACGATGCTTTTCCATTGTCACCAAATTTGATGAAACCTTATCCAGGTACCCAAGAAAAAGGATCACAGggaagaatatttaattatagaCTATCAAGAGCGCGAATGGTATCAGAGAATGT gAAAAAAAAATCAAGGACCACCTACACTCCACCTGGAACTTTCGATTCTGAAGACAAAGACAGTGGTAATATTATTTCTGGAGCTTGGAGGAACGAGATGCAAAACAATATGCCATTCCATAGTTTCGATAAGAGAGCTCGGAAATCAAGTAGTGCTGCGAAAGATGTGAGACAAGAATTTGCAGAGTTTTTTATGACCGAACAAGGGAACATTCCTTGGCAAAATGACTATTAA